AATCTCAAGGATGGCTTTGCCCAAGTAAAAAATGGGGAAGTCTGGTTGAGCAATGTTCATATCGCTCCTTACGAAGAGGGCAATATCTGGAACCAAGAACCAGAACGTCGCCGCAAACTCCTGCTCCATAAAAAGCAAATCCAAAAATTGGAACAAGAGACCAAAGGAACAGGAATGACGCTGGTTCCTCTTAAAGTCTATATCAAAGATGGCTATGCCAAGCTTCTTTTAGGTTTAGCTAAAGGGAAGCATGACTATGATAAACGGGAGTCAATCAAGCGACGTGAGCAGAATCGCGATATTGCGCGCGTGATGAAAGCAGTCAACCAGCGATAAAAAGAGGAATGAAGATGGAAAAACTAGTTGCCTATAAACGCATGCCCTTGTGGACTAAAGAAACCATGCCAGAGGCGGTTCAGCAGAAACACAATACCAAGGTCGGAACTTGGGGTAAGATTACAGTTGTAAAAGGAGCCCTCAAGTTTATTGAATTGACGGAAGAAGGTCAAGTTCTAGCTGAACACCTCTTTGAAGCAGGAGCTGACAATCCCATGGCCCAACCACAAGACTGGCACCGAGTGGAGGCGGCCACAGATGATGTGGAATGGTACTTGGAATTTTATTGTAAACCTGAGGATTATTTTCCTAAGAAATACAATACCAATCCTGTTCATTCAGAAGTTCTAGAAGCTATGCAGACAGTAAAACCAGGGAGAGCCTTGGATTTGGGCTGTGGTCAAGGCCGTAATTCCCTCTTTCTAGCACAGCAAGGTTTTGATGTGACAGCTGTGGATCAAAATGAACTGTCCCTTGAAATCTTGCAAAGCATTGTGGAACAGGAAGATTTGGATATGCCTGTTGGTCTTTATGATATCAATTCAGCCAGTATTGGGCAAGCGTATGATTTCATTGTATCAACAGTTGTTCTGATGTTTCTGCAAGCAGAGCGTATTCCAGCTATTATTAAAAATATGCAGGAGAAAACCACTGTTAGTGGTTACAACCTTATCGTCTGTGCCATGGATACGGAGGATTACCCTTGCTCAGTGAACTTCCCATTCACATTTAAAGAGGGAGAATTGGCAGACTATTACAAGGATTGGGACTTGGTTAAGTACAATGAAAATCCAGGCCATTTACACCGTCGCGATGAAAATGGCAATCGCATTCAACTACGCTTTGCGACCATGCTAGCTAAGAAAATCAAGTAAACACACATGAAGATTAGGAATTTCCTGATCTTTTTTTAAATGCTAAATGTTACAAAAATTTAATATTTCTGACTATATGATTTTTATTCCAAAAAATATATAATTATATCAAATAAGCTCCTATATATATATACGCATAAAATTATAATAGATTAAAAAATATGGAAAATGTTCTATTGAATTTTTATAGTAAAAGAGTATCATATAATATGATAAAATATTTTTTTTGGAGGAAATTAAATGTTTCATAAAGGTAAACACGATCGTGAAAAGCAATTACGTTTTTCTATTCGTAAGGTCAGCTTTGGTGCAGCTAGTGTCGCAGTAGCTGCATTGTTCATGTTTTTAGGAAATGGAGCAGTATCTGCTACAGAGCAAGGAGTGCCTTCAACTAATGGGGAGACTCTAGCACCGCAACCTAAAGATCAGAATATCCAGAATGGAACCTACGAAGGGAATACAGTAGCTAATAGTCCTGCTGCAACAGTAGAGACAAATACTCAACCTTCAACAGTTGAAAATAGTCCTTCTCCAGAATCAGCACCTCAGAAGGTGGAGACTCTAGATAAGAAGGAATTGACAGATTTAATCAAAGAAATTGATGGTAACCTTTCTCAAGGAACATACGCTAGTAAAACAGATGATAGTGTAAATCAATTAAAAACAGCTTTAGATGAAGCAAAATCTGTATTAAATAAAGCAAAAACACAAGCTGAATTATCACAAGCACATGCAAACTTAGTTGTAGCAACAACAAAACTACAAACAAAACCAGAAGATAAAAAAGAAGTAGCAGCAGTAGATACGACAAATGGAAAAGCTACTGTAGGTAAAAAAGCAACAAATACTGAGAAATCTTCAGAATCTAACTCGATTGCAAACTCAGGTTCTAAAGATGAACGTAATGGAAAAGTATTAGATACAAATAATCCATTCCGTACAGATACAACTCCTAGTACGACAGATGATACATCAGCAAATCAAGTATTTGATAATCCAGCAGAAGGTGCCGATGTAAAAACCCTTTCAAATAAGTTGAAATCATTGCCTGAGACGATTCAGAACAATGAAAAAATTCAGAGTATGGATGAACTTGGAAAAGCTAAAAATGTAGATAAAGGAAAAGTTGTTGAAATTGATGAATTTGGGGGATGGAAAGCAATCAATCAACCAGATGGCACTGCAGGGAAATTTGCTATCGCAAGAAAAACGGAAAGCGGTGTTTTTCCAATTGAAACTGTAAATACAGTATATAATGATGGAAAAAAATCATACGATACTTATGTAAGGGAACAAGCTTTCGATAGAACAAAAGAGTATATGTTATTCCTAGGGAAAGTTAGAACTATTGCTAGTGCAAAAGAAGAAACCTTTAATGGACAACCTTATCAGAGAACAGGTTTAGGAGGAAGTGATTCTTTTGGAATTAAGAGTTTTAGTGGGATTGAGAAAACTTTCAAGGCTCATTCACCAGCAACGGGGTCTAAGGTAAAAGTTTCCTTTAAAACAGGATTTACTGGAGATTTAAATGGTACCAAAGCAAAATATTTAGTTGAAGTAGTTTATCGTCAGAATGGTAGTGAAGTAACTGCTTATACATATACTTTTGCGCCACAACCAAGTGGAACTGTAAAAAATAAACAAGGTATAGTAACACCAGCTAAGGATGGAACAGGAAAACTGTTTATAAGAAGTAATTTTAATGACCATAATTTAAATAGAGCTGAAGTAGAGGCGAAAATGGCGGAAGACGCTTATAAGCCAAATGGTCAAGCTGGAACGTTTACAAGTTCAGATATAGATTTACCAGTAGGAGTTACTGAGTATACAGTTCGAATTAAAGTGACAGATACAGAAAGAATGGGTATGGGATACCAGTCTCCATTGAGACATTATGCGTTACCTGTTACAGGAACAGACTTTTCAATTGAACAAGATACAAAAAATGTTGCGAAGGATTTACTACAGAGAATCTATAATAGATTAGTAGAACAAAAATCAGAAGATACTAAGTGGTCTACTCCTGAAACTAAGGGTGCTTATGAAACAAAATTGACAGAGATTAATGCCTTACTTAATTCAGGAATAAATACTACAAGTAATTATAAAGAATCTGCTAAGTCACTTATTGAAAAATATAACTCTTTGAACAATAGAGATACAATTGTTGCAGCAGCGAAAGCGGACTTAGAAAAAGCAGCGCAAGCCGAAAAAGCAGAAATCGCAGCAGATAAGAGCTTAACAGAAGCTGAGCGTAAAGAAAAAGAAACAGCAGTAGATACTAAGAAAGCCGAAGAAGAAGCTAAGATTACAGCAGCCGAAAACGCTGATAAAGTAGCCGAAGCTAAAACAGCAGGTGTAACAGCCATTAAAGGAGTGCACACACCAGGAAACTTAGATACTGTAAAAGAAGCAGCGAAAGCGGACTTAGAAAAAGCAGCGCAAGCCGAAAAAGCAGAAATCGCAGCAGATAAGAGCTTAACAGAAGCTGAGCGTAAAGAAAAAGAAAACGCAGTAGATACTAAGAAAGCAGAAGAAGAAGCTAAGATTACAGCAGCCGAAAACGCTGATAAAGTAGCCGAAGCTAAAACAGCAGGTGAAGCTGCAGTCAAAGCAGTGCACACACCAGGAAACTTAGATACTGTAAAAGAAGCAGCGAAAGCGGACTTAGAAAAAGCAGCGCAAGCCGAAAAAGCAGAAATCGCAGCAGATAAGAGCTTAACAGAAGCTGAGCGTAAAGAAAAAGAAAACGCAGTAGATACTAAGAAAGCAGAAGAAGAA
Above is a genomic segment from Streptococcus mitis containing:
- a CDS encoding SsrA-binding protein, which translates into the protein MAKGEGKVVAQNKKARHDYTIVDTLEAGMVLTGTEIKSVRAARINLKDGFAQVKNGEVWLSNVHIAPYEEGNIWNQEPERRRKLLLHKKQIQKLEQETKGTGMTLVPLKVYIKDGYAKLLLGLAKGKHDYDKRESIKRREQNRDIARVMKAVNQR
- a CDS encoding tellurite resistance protein TehB (with TehA confers resistance to tellurite); this translates as MEKLVAYKRMPLWTKETMPEAVQQKHNTKVGTWGKITVVKGALKFIELTEEGQVLAEHLFEAGADNPMAQPQDWHRVEAATDDVEWYLEFYCKPEDYFPKKYNTNPVHSEVLEAMQTVKPGRALDLGCGQGRNSLFLAQQGFDVTAVDQNELSLEILQSIVEQEDLDMPVGLYDINSASIGQAYDFIVSTVVLMFLQAERIPAIIKNMQEKTTVSGYNLIVCAMDTEDYPCSVNFPFTFKEGELADYYKDWDLVKYNENPGHLHRRDENGNRIQLRFATMLAKKIK